The following proteins come from a genomic window of Lolium rigidum isolate FL_2022 chromosome 5, APGP_CSIRO_Lrig_0.1, whole genome shotgun sequence:
- the LOC124651317 gene encoding uncharacterized protein LOC124651317 → MASELLAAPPPKSSSDLSTTTTATTTSTAANGTTTTTTITTVSANGTTTTTTTTTVSTTTTTTCNAITAPATSTAITAPATSTATTISSLSGDDLRQIFLRLPDLPALGRAALTCRSWLGAVRSSPAFRRLFRSLHPAPLIGLFIELNGSTSPFFAPLRLPDYDVAAALRRGDFFLTSLPHSFSGWSVADCRDGYILLWNRMDNNHLSLATLNPMTWAVDILPSPRGIAAESRRNFSVAGFHLQSSDENPCFFRVICVCNDQRRVRAVIFSSETWDWVIHPWVDIGGNNSLKFKVGSLVDGSIYWPCHGERRMIRINIDTMDITSVDLPGQVEVDGYIFQAGNTKDGELCIVYESVFFLHVWIRSMDSDGTEIWAPQNIRNLSAEIDRTTHGITQDLHGFIKIMQVRSGYVHFSMTGMTPAGTQHCWFFSLSLETLKLDLLLEGKYDGYAYPYVMAWPPSLVADDGSIGHDAEGSH, encoded by the coding sequence ATGGCCAGTGAACtgctggcggcgccgccgccgaaaTCTTCGTCGGATCTGTCCACGACCACCACTGCCACTACCACCAGTACCGCCGCCaacggcaccaccaccaccacaaccatcACTACCGTCTCCGCCaacggcaccaccaccaccacaaccaccactaccgtctccaccaccaccacaaccacctGCAACGCCATCACCGcccccgccacctccaccgccatcaccgcccccGCCACCTCCACTGCTACCACCATATCCTCCCTCAGTGGCGACGACCTTCGCCAGATCTTCCTCCGCCTGCCGGACCTACcggccctcggccgcgccgcgctCACCTGCCGCTCATGGCTCGGCGCCGTCCGCTCATCCCCTGCCTTCCGCCGCTTGTTCCGTTCTCTCCACCCGGCGCCCCTCATCGGCCTCTTCATCGAATTGAACGGGTCCACCAGCCCCTTCTTCGCCCCCCTGCGCCTCCCCGATTACGATGTTGCCGCCGCCCTTCGCCGCGGCgacttcttcctcacttccctcCCACACTCGTTCTCGGGTTGGAGTGTCGCCGACTGCCGCGACGGTTACATCCTCCTATGGAACAGGATGGATAACAATCATCTATCCCTCGCTACCCTGAACCCCATGACCTGGGCCGTGGACATCCTCCCGTCGCCCCGCGGTATCGCAGCTGAGAGCCGCCGCAATTTCAGTGTAGCTGGTTTCCACCTGCAGTCCTCCGATGAGAACCCCTGCTTCTTTCGGGTAATCTGCGTCTGCAACGATCAGCGGAGGGTTCGTGCCGTCATCTTCTCGTCGGAGACGTGGGATTGGGTCATCCATCCCTGGGTGGATATCGGTGGAAACAATAGCCTGAAGTTCAAGGTTGGTTCACTGGTGGATGGTTCCATTTACTGGCCTTGCCACGGCGAAAGACGTATGATTAGGATCAACATCGACACCATGGATATCACCTCCGTAGATCTACCTGGGCAAGTGGAGGTGGATGGGTACATTTTCCAGGCTGGGAACACTAAGGATGGTGAGCTTTGCATTGTCTATGAATCTGTTTTTTTCCTCCATGTTTGGATCCGTAGTATGGATAGTGATGGAACTGAGATATGGGCGCCACAGAACATACGCAATTTGAGCGCAGAAATCGATCGGACAACTCACGGGATCACTCAGGACTTGCATGGCTTTATCAAAATTATGCAAGTTAGGTCTGGATACGTGCACTTTTCGATGACGGGCATGACCCCCGCTGGCACACAACACTGCTGGTTCTTCTCACTTTCTTTGGAGACCTTGAAGCTTGACTTACTGCTTGAGGGAAAATATGATGGCTATGCCTATCCGTATGTAATGGCCTGGCCTCCTTCTTTGGTTGCTGATGATGGGAGCATTGGGCATGATGCTGAAGGTTCTCACTGA